The following proteins come from a genomic window of Acinetobacter baumannii:
- a CDS encoding AAA family ATPase encodes MKLESIQFKHIALFHDLKIQFQYDKQPITLILGEQATGKSMLLKHIYHALTWFPARLKDARTPGIFMPDQDISHSRLQSKIEVSIQIPPEFGQLPETTSTQQTDTSLCSWKLFKTLNSSGVGISQVETQQLDQTITLYHQVTRKDPLQGLPLLAYYPSERFVNDINLLNKNLPGITQSISAYDISFIPFTTFARFFEWLREISDIENAQAAHVVQRIISKQSNSQDQEEILRQLQLELAGHPKQLPSPNLYALKSALKIIFPELEDFYLQYHPKLQLMAHYKGEVLAFQQLSNTTKTWIALVGDVVRRLCLLNPLSLDPCLEGEGVLLIDQIDSQLDAAHCSEILNRLHRAFPRLQIIVTGSREELLEHAAAYQCFKLEHGKISPLDLNTTQQQLEHLYTLLQRDEALTPHMDPLPLDTEPATAQIDSLYQQIQNLNEQQKNELLRMIHAGDTSEETSSL; translated from the coding sequence ATGAAACTTGAATCTATCCAATTTAAACATATTGCTCTGTTTCATGACCTAAAAATACAGTTCCAATATGACAAACAACCGATTACTTTAATTTTAGGCGAGCAGGCGACTGGCAAAAGTATGCTACTCAAGCATATTTATCATGCTTTAACGTGGTTTCCTGCGCGCCTTAAAGATGCACGCACCCCAGGCATTTTCATGCCAGATCAGGACATTAGCCATTCTCGTTTGCAGTCTAAAATAGAAGTCAGCATCCAGATTCCACCGGAATTTGGACAGCTCCCTGAAACCACTTCAACCCAGCAAACCGACACATCTCTGTGTAGCTGGAAACTGTTCAAGACCTTAAATTCAAGTGGCGTAGGGATTAGTCAAGTTGAAACTCAGCAGCTCGATCAAACCATTACCCTTTATCATCAAGTCACAAGAAAAGACCCACTTCAAGGTCTTCCCTTACTCGCTTATTATCCGTCAGAGCGATTTGTTAACGATATAAATTTACTGAATAAAAATTTACCGGGTATTACTCAGTCTATTTCTGCTTATGACATTAGCTTCATTCCGTTTACTACCTTCGCCCGCTTTTTTGAGTGGTTACGTGAAATTAGCGATATTGAAAATGCACAAGCGGCTCATGTTGTGCAGCGAATTATTTCAAAACAATCCAATTCACAAGATCAAGAAGAAATTTTACGTCAGCTACAACTTGAATTGGCAGGACATCCTAAACAGCTTCCTTCACCTAATTTGTACGCATTAAAATCGGCATTAAAGATTATTTTTCCTGAGCTTGAAGACTTTTATTTGCAATATCACCCAAAACTTCAACTTATGGCACATTACAAGGGTGAAGTCTTGGCCTTTCAACAACTTTCTAACACCACTAAAACATGGATTGCACTCGTAGGCGATGTGGTTCGCAGGCTTTGTTTGCTCAATCCGTTGAGCTTAGACCCTTGTCTTGAAGGTGAAGGCGTTTTGTTAATTGACCAGATCGATTCACAACTAGATGCAGCACATTGCTCAGAAATTTTAAATCGTCTTCATCGCGCATTCCCACGCTTACAAATTATTGTGACCGGAAGCCGTGAAGAATTGCTTGAACATGCAGCCGCATATCAATGTTTTAAATTAGAGCATGGAAAAATCAGTCCACTTGATTTAAATACGACTCAGCAGCAACTCGAACATCTTTATACGTTATTACAACGAGATGAAGCGTTAACGCCACATATGGACCCCTTACCGCTTGATACCGAGCCGGCAACAGCTCAAATCGATAGTTTGTACCAACAAATCCAAAATCTAAATGAACAACAAAAAAATGAATTATTACGTATGATTCATGCAGGAGACACCTCGGAAGAAACCTCCTCTCTTTAA
- a CDS encoding UvrD-helicase domain-containing protein, whose amino-acid sequence MSNIEKPKATYEQAIAIDNARLGQSFKVIAYAGTGKTTTLQMISDAMPERRGMYLAFNKAIAGEAQNKFHRNVDCRTFHSLAFRSVPRGVTDKLRLPRLSPSFIAKEYRLEPITLRRMMGGRYEKYVLMPSRLASLVANAVSYFCSTSSQYPAPRHIQAPNWLHPDDITALQTHLYPAVERRWLESIDPNHQAGIGHDIYLKLWALSEPNIPADYVLFDEAQDADPLMLGILLRQKSTQVIYVGDAHQQIYAWRGAVNAMQQLPLPESRLTTSFRFGEAIADVANALLGGLNETVPLLGNPNQKSSVVNKPHTKMRDAILCRTNARAMELLLAGLVHGDKVSLQADHQKLNRFVDAASLLKQGKRVTDVPELAWFNSWHDVHEYCETNEGSDIKPLVKLVDDHGTDPLKKALAKITPLEQADYVISTAHKAKGLEWNRVHIEDDYQFKINGLEHKITDEELRLLYVACTRAKVSLNIHHLYDLIQQLKLRAPLSLRQSVG is encoded by the coding sequence GTGTCGAATATCGAAAAACCTAAAGCCACCTATGAGCAAGCAATTGCCATAGATAACGCACGTCTTGGGCAATCATTTAAAGTGATTGCCTATGCGGGCACAGGTAAAACTACTACGTTGCAAATGATTAGTGATGCCATGCCTGAACGGCGTGGTATGTATTTGGCTTTTAACAAAGCCATTGCTGGTGAAGCTCAAAACAAATTTCATCGCAATGTAGACTGCCGTACTTTTCACTCACTCGCCTTTCGCAGTGTGCCACGTGGCGTAACTGATAAATTACGTTTACCTCGCTTAAGCCCAAGCTTTATTGCAAAAGAATATCGACTAGAACCGATTACCTTACGTCGAATGATGGGTGGACGTTATGAAAAATACGTCTTAATGCCAAGTCGCCTCGCAAGCCTTGTCGCCAATGCGGTGAGCTATTTCTGTTCGACCAGTTCTCAATATCCAGCTCCTCGACATATTCAGGCGCCAAACTGGTTACATCCAGACGATATTACTGCACTTCAAACTCACCTTTACCCGGCAGTAGAACGCCGCTGGTTAGAGTCCATTGACCCAAATCATCAAGCTGGAATTGGTCACGATATTTACCTCAAACTTTGGGCATTGTCTGAGCCTAATATTCCGGCCGATTATGTCTTATTTGATGAAGCACAAGATGCTGACCCTTTAATGCTGGGTATTTTGCTTCGTCAAAAAAGTACTCAGGTTATTTATGTAGGCGATGCACATCAGCAAATCTACGCGTGGCGCGGTGCAGTAAATGCCATGCAACAGCTGCCTTTGCCAGAGTCTCGCTTAACGACCTCTTTTCGTTTTGGGGAGGCAATTGCCGATGTCGCCAATGCGTTATTAGGTGGCTTAAATGAGACAGTTCCTTTGCTTGGTAATCCGAACCAGAAATCAAGTGTAGTCAATAAACCGCATACAAAAATGCGTGATGCGATTTTGTGTCGTACCAATGCTCGCGCAATGGAGCTGTTATTGGCAGGCTTAGTTCACGGCGATAAAGTGAGTTTGCAAGCTGACCATCAAAAACTAAACCGTTTTGTAGATGCTGCAAGCCTCTTAAAGCAAGGAAAACGAGTTACTGACGTTCCTGAGTTGGCATGGTTTAACTCATGGCATGATGTTCATGAGTACTGCGAAACCAATGAAGGAAGCGATATTAAACCATTGGTTAAGCTGGTAGATGATCACGGCACTGACCCATTAAAAAAAGCACTTGCAAAGATTACTCCCCTTGAGCAAGCTGACTATGTCATCTCGACTGCCCATAAAGCGAAAGGGCTGGAATGGAACCGTGTCCATATTGAAGACGACTATCAATTTAAAATTAATGGATTAGAGCATAAGATTACAGATGAAGAGTTAAGATTACTGTACGTGGCCTGTACTCGTGCTAAAGTAAGTCTAAATATCCATCATCTTTATGATCTGATACAACAATTAAAACTAAGGGCGCCTTTAAGTCTTCGTCAGTCGGTTGGTTGA